In Verrucomicrobiota bacterium, a single genomic region encodes these proteins:
- a CDS encoding tetratricopeptide repeat protein, producing the protein MPTQGLNTPPPDARTTRLLWFAFALFTFTCAFFHVSDADVGYHIRTGEHILATGRIPDRNTFSFAIPDAPWTLQQWWPATMYSIVWSQGGLGALITFKALLATAIMLVALAAARREAGPGSLWPFWVMTVIVFIARVRFFERPDLVTALLFALLLLVDARKERERAWQWIGVPLLMAFWGNTHAGYIYGFVLLCCWSAAEWIEWIWRGRRNRPRVEFRELFVRPVGIALAGAAAVIATQVINPSGYRVLLVPIEQFLDTFWRAVIQEYLPPAWATSKLFYLAVATLVVVQLVSWQRVKLRFLVPTLAFGYLACATQRSMLVFLIVAAPHAAFMLDRLATVRGEFLHWAQKTLLAPAWLALALVATQDRTHPFGVGLHPAFYPASVFRFMEAEVPPQRVFNEMRFGGSMLWWLWPRFPPFIDGRGDAYPTEFWRSEYHPVLMAGAEWRALLRKHQTHAVLLPIVTAGEMPGLAKALKADPAWALVAFNESALLFLERTATNQPVVAKHEFRHLWPGDWTFANVTPDSSVPVKAEAQRALGFAPDSVFAQTALARASLVAGEFELAARLLNELTRRPGSGENYWRDLGFALTRLGRIDEAERVFSHMIREGFARGYPWFMKFHIQLQRGSGAEADRCLTEALKAEPLNPEYLAARRQFDAAIKK; encoded by the coding sequence CGGCTGCTGTGGTTTGCGTTCGCGCTGTTCACGTTCACGTGCGCGTTCTTCCACGTTTCGGATGCCGACGTCGGCTACCACATCCGCACGGGCGAGCACATCCTCGCGACGGGGCGGATTCCCGATCGCAACACGTTTTCCTTCGCCATTCCGGATGCACCGTGGACGTTGCAGCAGTGGTGGCCTGCGACCATGTATTCCATCGTGTGGTCGCAAGGCGGGCTCGGGGCGCTGATCACCTTCAAGGCGCTCCTTGCAACGGCGATCATGCTGGTTGCGCTCGCGGCGGCGCGGCGCGAGGCGGGGCCCGGATCCTTGTGGCCGTTCTGGGTGATGACGGTGATTGTGTTCATCGCCCGCGTGCGGTTCTTCGAGCGGCCCGACCTTGTGACCGCGCTGTTGTTCGCACTGTTGCTGCTCGTTGACGCGCGGAAGGAGCGCGAGCGCGCGTGGCAATGGATCGGCGTGCCGCTGCTGATGGCGTTCTGGGGAAACACGCACGCGGGCTACATCTACGGCTTCGTGCTGCTCTGCTGCTGGAGCGCGGCCGAATGGATCGAGTGGATCTGGCGCGGGCGGCGCAACCGGCCCCGGGTCGAGTTCCGCGAACTGTTCGTGCGGCCCGTCGGCATCGCGCTGGCAGGCGCGGCCGCAGTGATCGCCACGCAGGTCATCAATCCCAGCGGCTACCGGGTTCTGCTGGTCCCGATCGAGCAGTTTCTCGACACTTTTTGGCGGGCGGTCATCCAGGAATACCTCCCGCCAGCGTGGGCGACTTCGAAACTGTTCTACCTCGCGGTCGCCACGCTCGTAGTTGTGCAGTTGGTGAGCTGGCAGCGCGTGAAGCTTCGATTCCTCGTGCCCACGCTGGCGTTCGGCTATCTCGCGTGTGCGACGCAGCGCTCGATGCTCGTTTTCCTGATCGTCGCAGCGCCGCACGCGGCGTTCATGCTCGACCGGCTCGCGACGGTCCGCGGCGAATTCTTGCACTGGGCGCAGAAGACCCTGCTGGCGCCCGCGTGGCTCGCGCTTGCGCTGGTCGCGACGCAGGACCGCACGCATCCGTTCGGCGTCGGCTTGCACCCGGCATTTTATCCGGCGAGCGTGTTTCGCTTCATGGAGGCCGAGGTTCCGCCTCAACGCGTCTTCAATGAGATGCGCTTCGGCGGCTCGATGTTGTGGTGGCTCTGGCCGAGATTCCCGCCTTTCATTGACGGCCGTGGCGATGCGTATCCGACGGAATTCTGGCGGTCCGAATATCACCCCGTGCTCATGGCGGGTGCAGAGTGGCGGGCGTTGCTCCGAAAGCACCAGACCCACGCCGTGCTTCTGCCCATCGTCACCGCCGGCGAGATGCCTGGGCTCGCGAAGGCGTTAAAGGCGGACCCCGCCTGGGCGCTCGTCGCGTTCAATGAATCCGCGCTCCTGTTCCTCGAGCGCACCGCGACGAACCAGCCCGTCGTCGCCAAGCACGAGTTTCGCCATCTTTGGCCCGGCGATTGGACGTTCGCGAATGTGACGCCCGACTCCTCCGTCCCGGTGAAGGCGGAGGCGCAGCGCGCGCTCGGATTCGCGCCAGACAGCGTCTTCGCGCAAACCGCCCTCGCCCGCGCCTCGCTTGTCGCCGGGGAATTCGAACTCGCTGCCCGGCTGCTCAACGAGCTGACTCGCCGCCCGGGCAGCGGGGAGAACTACTGGCGCGATCTTGGCTTCGCGCTCACGAGACTCGGCAGGATTGATGAAGCTGAAAGGGTTTTCTCCCACATGATCCGCGAGGGCTTCGCACGGGGTTACCCCTGGTTCATGAAGTTTCACATCCAACTCCAGCGCGGCAGCGGAGCCGAAGCCGACCGGTGCCTGACCGAAGCCTTGAAGGCCGAACCGCTGAACCCGGAGTATCTCGCGGCCCGCAGGCAGTTCGACGCCGCGATCAAGAAGTAA